From a single Nakaseomyces glabratus chromosome F, complete sequence genomic region:
- the HKR1 gene encoding Hkr1p (CAGL0F03003g~Ortholog(s) have osmosensor activity and role in (1->3)-beta-D-glucan biosynthetic process, cellular bud site selection, fungal-type cell wall organization, hyperosmotic response, osmosensory signaling pathway via Sho1 osmosensor), protein MRKLLLLVRSLLLVAVTATTSANDTPVPNPISEDISSVLSASIQPEIPSAQPSVQSEIQSIPSVQSEIQSVPSVQSEIQSVQPSEVQPSPVANSIESNTNTNTNTNTYPDAGSSIQPNSVSNSIVSQPSDDINTDDLNFLDDGSSQQGPSSILSINPSVQPSSIDYHSSSKINVESSSSVIPVFAPSEARAPAKPPAFEISSSASSVQVSSQQQQPSIQPSSVEPVQSNSPSPSSVVPSPSSVIPLVPPEVQVSPSSAAPLIPPEVQVSPSSVLPSSSISQLGPSILVSPPVSSPPTSSIPSQQISSQEINFSEFSGSFNVPSWLLSSNAPSSSFSEQLSPSSLDYSQAIHSRVADSSTTTLPLIVPPTTTTTPTLVSESSTLSNFLKPSADREFSVHFPVLSPSSIENEPPSSIQSVASSTILSQAAPLSPAQAASIPSSILEPTGSSVASEYISSNSLSQIPVEAVDAKQAPSSSSLSSILSNTDNIEAISSNLEQATPSRPVDNNATPTANSGTVLDSASQINSQSISRDDASYAEIAQSSVNVQNSASNFANSVPSADSSNTIPQPEDNTPTTSTVSEFTASNVDVSSVHIASKDADSSPNSVSNHDALNSVAPSVDVDIVSSNSIPTQVLTEPSSAVPPNVGFDISSDINIPSENIESDSNLVVTSTSRPSQGTFQNNPTNSRTITNQIPSSASPPPATPTGPKTLSSDENWLPSGIIFQSDFATTVSSSFNPTATKSLPQFIAPPKMTVKSPNTTLVTIGLKQGLNYQFLIDNPLSSAQIFNFLPSVLTYPFSSYAPNDFPINSLIDDNALAFLDSNLFNASTISVHGIVPLLIPGHEFFVSVVEVYFPNDLLDSLSALIKDRNSSLYSNPNDSLSALARLIDPSIPLTGLISGSSIESTSNSDADYNSDQSGNTRQSRKGKGLPSNLSIVGSLDNYDKNPEKEEHKNRVISIVLPTVLPLGLLFIWCLFFILMSRTQRRRKGNATIEKSNIKVDNTSGYHDNGRSNYKDNVYDGILDEKHYSSSEGVSNGSTMAGLAYAFNNFVGGPNMYSSYDTGALADSTLYSSSNQLQIPRENSSPWPAQYITAPSRKSQHSTEEVSPITLVPRIDSDVYNLQKQEMMAESVSGTFSLGSDIFIDDDEDENVKDLQIEDVDEFDEELYKRLSKFTDYRDVNNISL, encoded by the coding sequence ATGAGAAAGCTATTGCTTTTGGTACGATCGTTGTTGTTGGTTGCTGTGACTGCAACCACTAGCGCAAACGATACGCCTGTACCGAATCCCATATCGGAAGATATATCGTCTGTGCTATCAGCATCGATCCAGCCTGAGATACCCTCAGCACAACCATCAGTACAATCTGAAATACAATCAATACCCTCAGTACAATCCGAAATACAATCTGTACCCTCAGTACAATCCGAAATACAATCGGTACAACCATCGGAAGTACAGCCGTCACCTGTTGCAAACTCTATAGAATCCAATACAAACACTAATACAAACACTAATACGTATCCTGATGCGGGTTCATCAATACAACCAAACAGTGTTTCTAATTCCATCGTAAGTCAACCATCTGATGACATTAATACGGACGACTTGAATTTCCTAGACGATGGTTCGAGCCAACAAGGTCCATCTTCAATACTATCGATTAATCCATCAGTGCAGCCATCATCTATTGATTACCACTCAAGCTCAAAAATCAATGTAGAATCCTCTTCAAGTGTCATTCCAGTATTTGCGCCATCTGAAGCTAGAGCTCCCGCGAAACCTCCTGCTTTTGAGATCAGTTCCTCCGCTTCTAGTGTTCAAGTTTCTTcacaacagcaacaaccaTCAATCCAACCTTCATCAGTTGAACCAGTGCAATCTAACTCGCCATCCCCATCATCAGTTGTGCCTAGCCCATCTTCTGTTATACCACTTGTACCTCCTGAGGTTCAAGTTTCTCCATCATCTGCCGCACCACTTATACCACCAGAAGTCCAAGTATCACCGTCTTCTGTTTTGCCATCTAGTTCAATAAGTCAATTGGGACCATCAATTTTGGTATCACCACCAGTCTCGTCACCACCAACCTCATCTATACCGTCACAACAAATATCTAGCCAAGAAATTAACTTTTCAGAGTTTTCAGGATCATTTAATGTTCCTAGCTGGCTATTATCTAGTAATGccccttcttcttcatttagTGAACAACTAAGTCCATCATCCTTGGATTATTCACAGGCAATCCATTCACGAGTAGCTGATAGTTCAACCACTACCCTACCCCTAATAGTACCACCAACAACTACGACTACACCCACACTTGTTTCTGAAAGTTCTACTCTTTCCAATTTCCTGAAGCCTTCTGCCGATAGAGAATTCTCTGTGCACTTTCCCGTACTATCACCTTCTTCAATAGAGAATGAACCACCATCCTCGATTCAATCGGTTGCATCCAGCACTATATTGAGCCAGGCTGCACCTTTATCTCCTGCCCAAGCAGCATCAATCCCATCCTCAATACTTGAACCAACAGGTTCAAGTGTTGCTAGTGAATACATAAGCTCGAACAGCTTGTCACAAATCCCTGTCGAAGCTGTTGATGCCAAACAAGCACCATCTTCCTCTTCactatcatcaatattgtCAAACACTGACAACATTGAAGctatttcttcaaatttggAACAGGCAACCCCAAGTAGGCCAGTTGATAATAATGCAACACCAACTGCCAATTCGGGAACAGTACTGGATTCTGCATCCCAAATTAATAGTCAATCTATCTCAAGAGATGATGCCTCATATGCTGAAATTGCACAATCAAGCGTGAATGTTCAAAACAGCGCATCCAATTTTGCCAATTCAGTGCCAAGTGCTGATTCTTCCAACACTATCCCACAACCTGAAGATAATACCCCCACAACTTCTACGGTTTCAGAGTTTACTGCTTCCAATGTCGATGTGTCTAGCGTACACATAGCTTCAAAAGATGCTGACTCTAGCCCAAACTCTGTATCTAATCACGATGCTTTAAATAGTGTTGCTCCTTCAGTAGATGTGGATATCGTTAGCTCCAATTCCATTCCTACACAAGTTTTGACCGAGCCATCTTCAGCAGTACCTCCTAATGTAGGTTTCGATATTAGTAGCGACATAAACATACCAtcagaaaatattgaaagtGACTCCAATTTAGTCGTGACTTCTACTTCAAGACCATCACAGGGtacatttcaaaataaCCCAACTAATTCAAGAACCATAACAAATCAAATACCTTCCAGTGCTTCTCCTCCACCAGCAACACCAACTGGACCCAAGACATTGTCCAGCGATGAAAATTGGCTACCTAGTGGAATTATATTTCAAAGTGATTTTGCAACTACAGTTTCATCTTCCTTCAATCCGACTGCTACAAAGAGTTTGCCCCAGTTTATCGCTCCTCCTAAGATGACCGTGAAATCTCCGAATACAACATTGGTAACAATAGGACTAAAACAAGGCCTGAACtatcaatttttgattGATAACCCTTTATCATCAGCacaaatattcaattttcttCCCAGTGTTTTGACGTATCCATTTTCCTCTTATGCACCTAATGATTTCCCCATCAATTCTTTAATAGATGATAATGCGTTGGCTTTCTTAGATTCTAATTTATTCAATGCTTCCACAATTAGTGTACACGGTATTGTTCCTTTACTTATCCCTGGCCATGAATTCTTTGTATCGGTCGTGGAGGTTTATTTTCCCAACGATCTATTAGATTCTCTAAGTGCGTTGATAAAAGATAGAAATTCGTCATTGTATTCTAATCCAAATGATTCGCTTAGTGCACTAGCCAGATTGATTGATCCTTCCATACCATTGACAGGTCTGATTTCTGGATCGAGTATTGAATCTACATCGAACTCTGATGCAGACTACAATAGTGACCAATCAGGCAACACGAGACAGAGTAGGAAAGGAAAAGGCTTACCCAGCAATTTATCCATCGTTGGTAGTCTTGACAATTATGATAAGAATccagagaaagaagaacatAAAAATCGTGTTATTTCAATAGTATTACCAACAGTTCTTCCTTTAGGTTTGCTTTTTATATGGTGTTTGTTCTTCATTCTGATGTCAAGAAcgcaaagaagaagaaaaggaaatgCAACTATTGAGAAATCGAACATCAAGGTTGACAATACTAGTGGATATCATGACAATGGTAGAAGCAATTACAAGGATAATGTGTACGATGGCATCTTGGACGAAAAGCACTACTCAAGTTCCGAAGGGGTTTCCAATGGAAGTACGATGGCAGGCCTTGCGTATGCCTTCAACAATTTTGTCGGGGGACCGAATATGTACTCGAGTTACGATACTGGTGCCTTAGCAGATAGTACATTGTACAGCTCAAGTAATCAGCTCCAGATCCCGAGGGAGAATTCCAGTCCTTGGCCCGCACAATATATCACTGCACCAAGTAGGAAATCTCAACACTCAACTGAGGAGGTTTCCCCTATAACTTTGGTTCCCAGAATCGACAGTGATGTTTACAACCTgcaaaaacaagaaatgaTGGCAGAAAGCGTTTCCGGTACGTTTTCTCTTGGAAGTGACATATTCAtcgatgatgatgaagatgaaaatgtaaAAGATTTACAAATCGAAGATGTggatgaatttgatgagGAGTTGTACAAACGACTTTCAAAATTCACAGATTATCGAGatgtaaataatataagTCTTTGA